One part of the Streptomyces sp. AM 2-1-1 genome encodes these proteins:
- a CDS encoding sugar phosphate isomerase/epimerase, with the protein MTRSAPAPSRIRIGSAPDSWGVWFPDDPRQVPWQRFLDEVAAAGYEWIELGPYGYLPTDPARLADETRRRGLSVSAGTVFTGLHHGPDVWERTWAHVAGIAGLTRAMGAEHLVVIPSFWRDDKTGEVLEDRVLTPAQWRELTTQTERLGREVRERYGLRIVVHPHADTHIDSEENVHRFLDATDPDLVSLCLDTGHYAYCGGDSVDLLRTYGERIGYLHLKQVDPAVLAEVIAQEVPFGPAVARGVMCEPPRGVPALEPVLDAARALSTDLFAIVEQDMYPCDPDAPLPIARRTRAYLRSCGAPPSS; encoded by the coding sequence ATGACCCGTTCCGCACCCGCCCCTTCCCGTATCCGCATCGGCTCGGCACCCGACTCCTGGGGCGTCTGGTTCCCCGACGATCCCCGGCAGGTGCCCTGGCAGCGCTTCCTGGACGAGGTGGCGGCGGCCGGTTACGAGTGGATCGAACTCGGCCCGTACGGCTATCTGCCCACCGATCCCGCCCGGCTCGCCGACGAGACCCGCCGCAGAGGGCTCTCGGTCTCGGCCGGGACGGTGTTCACGGGGCTGCACCACGGGCCGGACGTGTGGGAACGCACCTGGGCGCACGTGGCCGGCATCGCCGGACTGACCCGGGCGATGGGTGCCGAACACCTGGTCGTCATCCCGTCGTTCTGGCGCGACGACAAGACGGGCGAGGTGCTCGAGGACCGTGTCCTCACCCCCGCGCAGTGGCGCGAACTCACCACCCAGACCGAGCGGCTCGGCCGGGAGGTGCGGGAGCGGTACGGCCTGCGGATCGTCGTCCACCCGCACGCCGACACCCACATCGACAGCGAGGAGAACGTCCACCGCTTCCTCGACGCCACCGACCCGGACCTGGTCTCCCTCTGCCTGGACACGGGGCACTACGCCTACTGCGGCGGGGACAGCGTGGACCTGCTGCGGACCTACGGGGAGCGGATCGGCTACCTCCACCTGAAGCAGGTCGATCCCGCGGTCCTGGCGGAGGTGATCGCACAGGAGGTGCCCTTCGGGCCGGCCGTCGCGCGCGGGGTCATGTGCGAGCCGCCGCGCGGAGTACCGGCGCTGGAACCGGTGCTCGACGCGGCGCGGGCACTCTCCACCGACCTCTTCGCCATCGTCGAGCAGGACATGTACCCCTGCGACCCCGACGCCCCGCTGCCGATCGCCCGCCGCACGCGCGCCTACCTCAGGTCCTGCGGCGCGCCGCCGTCGTCCTGA
- the iolC gene encoding 5-dehydro-2-deoxygluconokinase → MPEPYDLITMGRIGVDIYPLRTGVSLARVDTFGKFLGGSPSNVAVAGARLGLRSAVITRTGRDPFGGYLREQLREFGVDDRWVGEVTAYPTPVTFCELFPPDDFPLYFYRLPKAPDLEIHPDELDLDAVRAARIFWVTGTGLSAEPSRTATLAALEARAGRPPASGAPEHRPVTVFDLDWRPMFWEDGDAHTEAPRRYREALALATVAVGNLDECAVATGEREPYAAARALLDAGVELAVVKQGPAGVLAVHRDGTVAEVPPLPVRVVNGLGAGDAFGGALCHGLLAGWETERVMRYANAAGAIVASRLACSSAMPFPAEVEEALARGEVVPEGPVAGPPGGSAGPFPTVAAAGTP, encoded by the coding sequence ATGCCTGAGCCGTACGACCTCATCACCATGGGGCGGATCGGAGTGGACATCTACCCGCTGCGGACGGGGGTGTCGCTCGCGCGGGTCGACACCTTCGGCAAGTTCCTCGGGGGCTCGCCCTCCAACGTGGCGGTGGCGGGTGCCCGGCTCGGACTGCGCAGCGCCGTCATCACCCGTACCGGACGGGACCCCTTCGGCGGGTATCTGCGGGAGCAACTGCGGGAGTTCGGAGTCGACGACCGGTGGGTGGGCGAAGTCACCGCCTACCCGACCCCCGTGACCTTCTGCGAACTCTTCCCGCCCGACGACTTCCCCCTCTACTTCTACCGCCTGCCCAAGGCACCCGATCTGGAGATCCACCCGGACGAACTCGACCTCGACGCGGTGCGCGCCGCCCGGATCTTCTGGGTCACCGGCACCGGCCTGAGCGCCGAGCCCAGCCGCACCGCGACCCTGGCCGCCCTGGAGGCCCGTGCGGGCCGCCCCCCGGCGTCCGGCGCACCGGAACACCGGCCGGTCACCGTCTTCGACCTCGACTGGCGGCCGATGTTCTGGGAGGACGGCGACGCGCACACCGAAGCGCCCCGCCGCTACCGCGAGGCGCTCGCGCTCGCCACCGTCGCCGTCGGGAACCTCGACGAGTGCGCCGTCGCCACCGGCGAACGCGAGCCGTACGCCGCCGCCCGCGCCCTGCTCGACGCCGGGGTCGAACTGGCCGTCGTCAAGCAGGGGCCGGCGGGGGTGCTCGCCGTCCACCGCGACGGTACGGTCGCCGAGGTGCCCCCGCTCCCCGTACGGGTCGTCAACGGACTCGGCGCGGGGGACGCGTTCGGCGGGGCGCTCTGCCACGGGCTGCTCGCCGGATGGGAGACCGAACGCGTGATGCGGTACGCCAACGCCGCCGGGGCCATCGTCGCCTCCCGGCTCGCCTGTTCGTCCGCGATGCCCTTCCCGGCCGAGGTGGAAGAGGCCCTCGCCCGCGGGGAGGTGGTGCCGGAGGGGCCCGTGGCCGGCCCCCCGGGCGGGTCCGCCGGACCGTTCCCCACCGTCGCCGCGGCGGGCACCCCGTGA
- a CDS encoding deoxyribose-phosphate aldolase — translation MRAEHPEAIEEAGARRHRRPLSRPGEQLLILAADHPARGALAVGGRALAMAHRYELLERLCLALSRPGVDGVLATADIVDDLLLLGALEDKVVMGSLNRGGLAGAAFELDDRFTGFRPLDLARRRFDAGKLLLRIDHDDPGSLDTLHTAARTIDAMAAHRLPVFVEPFLCHREDGRLRTDLSIPAVTTSIAVASGLAGSSAYTWLKVPVTERPEDMARVMETSTLPAVLLGGEVGDDLDGAYEKWRGALRLPTVRGLVVGRALLYPPDGDVARAVDTAAGLLRTTGTGEATGTGEATGTGEATGTGEATGTRETTWTRETTGTTAPPRREHDGESERP, via the coding sequence CTGCGCGCGGAGCACCCGGAGGCGATCGAGGAGGCCGGGGCACGCAGGCACCGCAGGCCGCTCTCCCGCCCCGGCGAACAACTGCTCATCCTCGCCGCCGACCATCCGGCACGCGGCGCGCTCGCCGTGGGCGGCCGGGCGCTCGCCATGGCGCACCGCTACGAACTCCTGGAACGGCTCTGCCTCGCCCTCTCCCGCCCCGGTGTCGACGGCGTGCTCGCCACCGCGGACATCGTCGACGACCTGCTGCTGCTCGGCGCCCTGGAGGACAAGGTGGTCATGGGGTCGCTGAACAGGGGCGGCCTCGCCGGTGCCGCCTTCGAACTCGACGACCGCTTCACCGGCTTCCGCCCGCTCGACCTCGCCCGGCGGCGCTTCGACGCGGGCAAACTGCTGCTGCGCATCGATCACGACGACCCGGGTTCGCTCGACACCCTGCACACCGCCGCCCGCACCATCGACGCGATGGCGGCCCACCGGCTGCCCGTCTTCGTCGAACCCTTCCTCTGCCACCGGGAGGACGGCCGCCTCCGCACCGACCTCTCCATCCCCGCCGTCACCACCTCCATCGCCGTCGCCTCCGGGCTCGCCGGCTCGTCCGCGTACACCTGGCTGAAGGTCCCCGTCACCGAGCGCCCCGAGGACATGGCGCGGGTGATGGAGACCTCCACCCTGCCCGCCGTGCTGCTCGGCGGCGAGGTCGGCGACGACCTGGACGGGGCGTACGAGAAATGGCGGGGCGCCCTGCGGCTGCCGACCGTACGCGGGCTGGTGGTGGGCCGGGCTCTCCTCTACCCGCCGGACGGCGACGTCGCACGGGCCGTCGACACGGCGGCCGGACTGCTCCGGACCACCGGGACGGGGGAGGCCACCGGGACGGGGGAGGCCACCGGGACGGGGGAGGCCACCGGGACGGGGGAGGCCACCGGGACGAGGGAGACCACCTGGACGAGGGAGACCACCGGGACGACCGCACCTCCACGGCGGGAGCACGACGGCGAAAGCGAGCGACCATGA
- the iolB gene encoding 5-deoxy-glucuronate isomerase, producing MRGGPEDAPYALDIGPERAGWEYASLRVLDLPPGGVHTLVTGESEWIVLPLTGGCTVHTAGDIFELIGRESVFSGAADFAYLPRDATAQISSGAGGRFALAGAKCERQLPARYGPASEVPVELRGSGTCARQVNNFAAADTFPCDRLIAVEVLTPAGNWSSYPPHKHDEAEPGTESVLEEIYYFELEHGGPGYHRVSPSRPGGADVLAEVRGGDAVLVPDGWHGPSIAPPEGALYYLNVMAGPDEERAWLIRDHPDHAWIRDTWPGRPADPRLPLYTAPDPEDPR from the coding sequence CTGCGGGGTGGCCCCGAAGACGCCCCGTACGCCCTGGACATCGGTCCCGAGCGGGCGGGGTGGGAGTACGCGAGTCTCCGGGTGCTCGATCTTCCGCCGGGCGGTGTTCACACACTCGTCACCGGGGAGAGCGAATGGATCGTACTGCCGTTGACCGGCGGCTGTACGGTGCACACGGCAGGTGACATCTTTGAACTCATCGGCCGTGAGAGCGTGTTCAGCGGTGCGGCCGACTTCGCGTACCTACCGCGCGATGCCACCGCACAGATCTCCTCCGGCGCGGGGGGCCGCTTCGCCCTGGCAGGAGCGAAGTGCGAGCGACAGCTCCCCGCTCGCTACGGTCCCGCGTCGGAGGTTCCCGTCGAACTGCGCGGATCCGGCACCTGCGCCCGGCAGGTCAACAACTTCGCCGCCGCCGACACCTTCCCCTGCGACCGGCTGATCGCCGTCGAAGTCCTCACCCCCGCCGGCAACTGGTCCTCCTACCCGCCGCACAAGCACGACGAGGCGGAACCCGGTACCGAATCGGTCCTGGAGGAGATCTACTACTTCGAACTGGAACACGGGGGCCCCGGCTACCACCGGGTCTCCCCGTCGCGCCCCGGCGGTGCGGACGTGCTCGCCGAGGTACGCGGCGGGGACGCCGTCCTCGTCCCGGACGGCTGGCACGGCCCCTCCATCGCGCCCCCCGAGGGCGCCCTCTACTACCTCAACGTGATGGCCGGGCCGGACGAGGAACGCGCCTGGCTGATCCGCGACCACCCCGACCACGCCTGGATCCGGGACACCTGGCCCGGCCGGCCGGCCGACCCCCGGCTCCCGCTGTACACCGCCCCGGACCCGGAGGACCCCAGGTGA
- the iolD gene encoding 3D-(3,5/4)-trihydroxycyclohexane-1,2-dione acylhydrolase (decyclizing), translating to MTVRLTTAQALIAFLARQYTERDGHRQRLIGATWGIFGHGNVAGVGQALLEAGPRMPYLQGRNEQAMVHAAVGYARQSGRLTAHAVTTSIGPGATNLVTGAALATVNHLPVLLLPGDTFATRPADPVLQQLETPYAGDVSVNDCLRPVSRYFDRITRPEALIPAVLQAVRTLTDPVSTGAVTLALPQDVQTEAYDWPDEFLAERVWHVRRPAPDPYELEQAVRAVRAARRPLIVAGGGVRHSAAEAALAAFAATTGIPVATTQAGKGALRHDHPQDVGGIGHTGTATADGLAREADLVIGVGTRWTDFSTASGTLFPDPATRFVNLNVTGFDAHKQAALPLVADARAGLDALGEALAAPAHRVEPGYEHAYTEAKARWEARVDAAFAAPDADAVPTQTQVLGLLDALVTDDDILINAAGSLPGDLHRLWRARSPRQYHVEYGYSCMGYEIPAAVGVQLAAPDRPVWALVGDGTYLMNPTEIVTAVQERLPVKLVVLDNHGYASIGGLSAAVGGERYGTDYRHRDTEGAFTGDPLPLDLAANAASLGMRSLRARTVGELRAALAEARAADHPVCVHVTLAAPTAPGDGAGPPGPQAWWDVPVAETARRPAAVEAREEYDRRRAARRRRL from the coding sequence GTGACCGTCCGTCTGACCACCGCCCAGGCCCTGATCGCCTTCCTCGCCCGGCAGTACACCGAACGCGACGGACACCGGCAACGGCTGATCGGCGCCACCTGGGGCATCTTCGGCCACGGCAACGTCGCCGGCGTCGGCCAGGCGCTGCTGGAAGCCGGCCCCCGCATGCCCTACCTCCAGGGGCGCAACGAACAGGCCATGGTGCACGCGGCGGTCGGCTACGCCCGCCAGTCCGGCCGCCTCACCGCCCACGCCGTCACCACCTCCATCGGCCCCGGCGCCACCAACCTCGTCACCGGCGCCGCCCTCGCCACCGTCAACCATCTGCCCGTCCTCCTCCTCCCGGGGGACACCTTCGCCACCCGTCCCGCCGACCCCGTGCTCCAGCAGCTCGAAACCCCTTACGCCGGTGACGTGTCGGTCAACGACTGCCTGCGCCCGGTCTCCCGGTACTTCGACCGGATCACCCGACCCGAGGCGCTGATCCCGGCCGTCCTCCAGGCCGTACGGACCCTCACCGACCCGGTCTCCACCGGCGCGGTCACCCTCGCGCTGCCGCAGGACGTCCAGACCGAGGCGTACGACTGGCCCGATGAGTTCCTCGCGGAGCGGGTCTGGCACGTGCGCCGCCCCGCCCCCGACCCGTACGAGCTGGAACAGGCGGTCCGGGCGGTGCGCGCGGCCCGGCGTCCGCTGATCGTCGCGGGCGGCGGGGTACGGCACAGCGCCGCCGAGGCAGCCCTCGCGGCGTTCGCCGCCACCACCGGCATTCCCGTCGCCACCACCCAGGCGGGCAAGGGGGCCCTGCGCCACGACCACCCGCAGGACGTCGGCGGCATCGGCCACACCGGCACCGCCACCGCCGACGGACTCGCCCGCGAGGCCGACCTGGTGATCGGCGTCGGTACCCGCTGGACCGACTTCTCCACGGCCTCCGGCACCCTCTTCCCCGATCCCGCGACCCGCTTCGTCAACCTCAACGTCACCGGCTTCGACGCCCACAAGCAGGCCGCCCTCCCGCTCGTCGCGGACGCCCGCGCCGGCCTCGACGCCCTCGGCGAGGCGCTGGCCGCCCCCGCCCACCGGGTGGAGCCCGGGTACGAGCACGCGTACACGGAGGCGAAGGCCCGCTGGGAGGCCCGGGTGGACGCCGCCTTCGCCGCCCCGGACGCCGACGCCGTGCCCACCCAGACCCAGGTCCTCGGCCTCCTCGACGCCCTGGTCACCGACGACGACATCCTGATCAACGCGGCCGGCTCGCTCCCCGGTGATCTGCACCGGTTGTGGCGGGCCCGCTCCCCGCGGCAGTACCACGTCGAGTACGGCTACTCCTGCATGGGATACGAGATCCCGGCGGCCGTCGGCGTCCAGCTCGCCGCCCCCGACCGCCCCGTCTGGGCGCTCGTCGGCGACGGCACCTACCTGATGAACCCGACCGAGATCGTCACTGCCGTGCAGGAGCGGCTCCCGGTCAAGCTCGTCGTGCTCGACAACCACGGGTACGCCTCCATCGGCGGGCTCTCCGCGGCCGTCGGCGGCGAGCGCTACGGCACCGACTACCGCCACCGGGACACCGAGGGGGCGTTCACCGGTGACCCGCTCCCCCTGGACCTCGCCGCCAACGCCGCCTCCCTCGGCATGCGGTCCCTGCGCGCCCGCACCGTGGGCGAACTCCGCGCCGCGCTCGCCGAGGCCCGCGCCGCGGACCACCCCGTCTGCGTCCACGTCACCCTCGCCGCGCCCACCGCGCCCGGCGACGGCGCGGGCCCTCCCGGGCCCCAGGCGTGGTGGGACGTGCCCGTGGCCGAGACGGCCCGCCGCCCGGCGGCGGTGGAGGCCCGCGAGGAGTACGACCGGCGGCGGGCGGCCCGCCGCCGCCGTCTCTGA
- a CDS encoding CoA-acylating methylmalonate-semialdehyde dehydrogenase encodes MTRTVHHWIGGKTVEGTSGIYGPVTDPATGAVTTRVAFASAEEVDAAVTTARDAFATWGISSLSSRTAVLFRYRALLDGHRDEIAALITAEHGKVHSDALGEVARGLEIVELACGITTQLRGELSTQVSGGVDVSSIRQPVGVVAGITPFNFPAMVPMWMFPLAIACGNTFVLKPSEKDPSAAVLLAELAAAAGLPDGVLNVVHGDRIAVEALLTHPDVAAVSFVGSTPIARHIHATASAHGKRVQALGGAKNHMLVLPDADVDAAADAAVSAAYGSAGERCMAISAVVAVGAIGDDLVARIKDRAERITIGPGTDPASEMGPLITAAHRDKVAAYVTGAAAQGAEVVLDGTGLTVEGHEDGHWIGISLLDRVATDSDAYRDEIFGPVLCVLRVDTYEEGVALMNASPYGNGTAIFTRDGGAARRFQLEIQAGMVGVNVPIPVPVGYHSFGGWKDSLFGDHHIYGTDGVRFYTRGKVITTRWPDPADAPSGVDLGFPRNH; translated from the coding sequence ATGACCAGGACCGTGCACCACTGGATCGGTGGCAAGACCGTCGAGGGCACGTCGGGCATCTACGGCCCGGTCACCGACCCCGCGACCGGAGCCGTCACCACGCGCGTCGCCTTCGCCTCCGCCGAGGAGGTGGACGCGGCGGTCACCACCGCCCGCGACGCCTTCGCGACCTGGGGCATCTCCTCGCTCTCCAGCCGCACCGCGGTCCTCTTCCGCTACCGCGCGCTGCTCGACGGGCACCGCGACGAGATCGCCGCCCTCATCACCGCCGAGCACGGCAAGGTGCACTCCGACGCGCTGGGCGAGGTGGCCCGCGGGCTGGAGATCGTCGAGCTGGCGTGCGGCATCACCACCCAGCTCAGGGGCGAGCTCTCCACCCAGGTCTCCGGCGGGGTGGACGTCTCCTCGATCCGTCAGCCGGTGGGCGTGGTGGCCGGGATCACCCCGTTCAACTTCCCGGCGATGGTGCCGATGTGGATGTTCCCGCTCGCCATCGCCTGCGGCAACACCTTCGTCCTCAAGCCCAGCGAGAAGGACCCGTCCGCCGCGGTGCTGCTCGCCGAACTGGCCGCCGCGGCCGGGCTCCCGGACGGGGTGCTGAACGTCGTGCACGGTGACCGGATCGCGGTCGAGGCGCTGCTCACCCACCCGGACGTGGCCGCCGTGTCCTTCGTCGGTTCCACCCCGATCGCCCGACACATCCACGCCACCGCCTCCGCGCACGGCAAGCGCGTCCAGGCGCTCGGCGGCGCGAAGAACCACATGCTGGTACTGCCCGACGCGGACGTGGACGCCGCCGCCGACGCCGCGGTCTCGGCCGCGTACGGCTCCGCCGGCGAGCGGTGCATGGCGATCTCCGCGGTCGTCGCGGTCGGTGCGATCGGGGACGACCTCGTGGCCCGCATCAAGGACCGGGCCGAGAGGATCACCATCGGCCCCGGCACCGACCCGGCTTCCGAGATGGGCCCGCTGATCACCGCAGCCCACCGCGACAAGGTCGCCGCCTACGTCACCGGCGCCGCCGCGCAGGGGGCCGAGGTCGTACTCGACGGCACCGGCCTCACCGTGGAGGGTCACGAGGACGGCCACTGGATCGGCATCTCGCTGCTGGACCGGGTCGCGACCGACTCCGACGCGTACCGGGACGAGATCTTCGGCCCGGTCCTCTGCGTCCTGCGCGTCGACACGTACGAGGAGGGCGTCGCCCTGATGAACGCCTCCCCGTACGGCAACGGCACCGCGATCTTCACCCGCGACGGCGGTGCCGCCCGCCGCTTCCAGCTGGAGATCCAGGCCGGCATGGTCGGCGTCAACGTGCCGATCCCGGTCCCGGTCGGCTACCACTCGTTCGGTGGCTGGAAGGACTCCCTCTTCGGCGACCACCACATCTACGGCACCGACGGCGTGCGCTTCTACACGCGCGGCAAAGTGATCACCACCCGCTGGCCCGACCCGGCCGACGCCCCGTCCGGCGTCGACCTCGGCTTCCCGCGCAACCACTGA
- a CDS encoding lamin tail domain-containing protein has translation MSRTARRITATVLASGALLAAAALPAAADGHGRGHDRVQPAPRSSIVLGQIQYDSPGRDNRSNRSLNDEWVTVTNTSRQAVNLRGWTLTDESRRTYRFDLRLAGRSSVRVHTGVGRDSRTDVFQDRENYVWDNSDTATLRDARGRKIDQKAWGHRGGRDDHRGHDRDDHRGHGRGHDDNRGHGHDDNRGHDRDHRR, from the coding sequence ATGTCCCGCACCGCACGACGGATCACCGCTACTGTCCTCGCCTCCGGCGCCCTGCTGGCGGCCGCCGCGCTGCCGGCCGCCGCGGACGGTCACGGCCGCGGACACGACCGCGTCCAGCCCGCCCCGCGCTCCTCGATCGTCCTGGGCCAGATCCAGTACGACAGCCCGGGCCGTGACAACCGCTCGAACCGTTCGCTGAACGACGAGTGGGTGACCGTCACCAACACCTCCCGTCAGGCCGTGAACCTGCGCGGCTGGACGCTCACCGACGAGAGCCGCCGCACCTACCGCTTCGACCTGCGTCTCGCGGGCCGTTCGTCGGTGCGGGTCCACACCGGTGTGGGCCGCGACTCCCGCACGGACGTCTTCCAGGACCGCGAGAACTACGTCTGGGACAACAGCGACACCGCCACGCTGCGCGACGCCCGCGGCAGGAAGATCGACCAGAAGGCCTGGGGCCACCGCGGTGGCCGTGACGACCACCGCGGGCACGACCGTGACGACCACCGTGGCCACGGCCGCGGCCACGACGACAACCGCGGGCACGGCCACGACGACAACCGCGGGCACGACCGCGACCACCGCCGCTGA
- a CDS encoding DUF4291 domain-containing protein, with translation MRQPTAGPTLVPKTAPQYEIRARHTDTTVTVYQAYAPRIGLPAARDGRFPPAWKRDRMTWIKPSFLWMMYRCGWAAKEGQETVLAVEIVREGFDWALEHAELSHYVRGLHPDRATWRRSLRRAPARVQWDPERDLRLNRLPYRSLQLGLAGEAAARYADEWTVSVTDVTPLAREIHHLVRAGDLDGASALLPVETPYAGGAGARAPRDLSSRGFPLPRRSPPLPVSPPPPAAPPLPAG, from the coding sequence GTGCGGCAGCCCACCGCCGGCCCCACCCTGGTCCCCAAGACCGCACCGCAGTACGAGATCCGGGCCCGGCACACCGACACCACCGTCACCGTCTACCAGGCGTACGCGCCGCGCATCGGCCTGCCCGCCGCCCGCGACGGACGCTTCCCGCCCGCGTGGAAGCGCGACCGGATGACGTGGATCAAGCCCAGCTTCCTCTGGATGATGTACCGCTGCGGGTGGGCCGCCAAGGAGGGGCAGGAGACGGTCCTCGCCGTCGAGATCGTCCGCGAGGGCTTCGACTGGGCCCTGGAGCACGCGGAACTCTCCCACTACGTACGGGGCCTCCACCCGGACCGCGCCACCTGGCGCCGTTCCCTGCGCCGCGCCCCCGCCCGGGTCCAGTGGGACCCCGAACGCGACCTGCGGCTGAACCGGCTCCCGTACCGCTCCCTCCAACTCGGCCTGGCAGGCGAGGCGGCGGCGCGGTACGCGGACGAGTGGACCGTCTCCGTCACCGACGTCACCCCGCTCGCCCGGGAGATCCACCACCTGGTCCGCGCCGGAGACCTCGACGGGGCGAGCGCCCTGCTGCCGGTGGAGACGCCGTACGCCGGGGGAGCGGGGGCACGGGCGCCGCGCGATCTCAGCTCGCGGGGATTTCCGCTCCCTCGTCGGTCTCCGCCGCTTCCGGTGTCTCCGCCTCCTCCGGCGGCTCCGCCTCTCCCGGCAGGGTGA
- a CDS encoding ATP-binding protein — translation MQSAEEGSRPADLPPARERAGWSTSRWLGTGTTVALVVLLVLGSCGTWALMRSTAVNQRLADRWSPALISSVRLEAALVNQETGIRGYGLAGDTQFLTPYRDGLAQQGKAMEQLAGLTATDPRASADLARVSELTDKWHTSVARPIAAAADPTALARERAEDGRAQFDTLRAALGVQQDHISAERDRARTDLASVREMRNTVFVVIAAVVLALMALAFAGLRLGVQRPLDRLRADVRQVASGDYTHMLVPTGPADIQVLASDVDAMRRRLAEDLDLKDRARAVLDAQTVELRRSNEELEQFAYVASHDLQEPLRKVASFCQLLERRYAEQLDDRAKQYISFAVDGANRMQHLINDLLTFSRVGRLHTDDQPVELGSLVRRTVGDLDVAVQQTGATVTYEDLPTVHGQPTQLGLVLQNLIANALKFRAPGIAPAVHVAARRVPNPARGGSEEAQRPFWEISVTDNGIGIAPEYAERVFVIFQRLHTRESYEGNGIGLALCKKIVEHHGGAIAVDTTVASGTRFTFTLPGEAEPPEEAETPEAAETDEGAEIPAS, via the coding sequence GTGCAGAGCGCCGAAGAGGGTTCCCGGCCGGCCGATCTCCCCCCGGCCCGGGAGCGGGCCGGCTGGAGCACCAGCCGCTGGCTCGGCACGGGTACCACCGTCGCCCTGGTGGTGCTGCTCGTCCTCGGCAGTTGCGGCACCTGGGCTCTGATGCGCTCCACGGCGGTCAACCAACGGCTCGCCGACCGCTGGTCCCCCGCACTCATCTCCTCGGTGCGCCTGGAGGCCGCGCTGGTCAACCAGGAGACCGGAATCCGCGGGTACGGCCTGGCGGGCGACACCCAGTTCCTCACGCCCTACCGCGACGGCCTGGCCCAGCAGGGGAAAGCGATGGAGCAGCTCGCCGGCCTCACGGCGACCGACCCCCGTGCCTCGGCCGATCTCGCCCGGGTGAGCGAACTCACGGACAAGTGGCACACCTCCGTCGCCCGGCCCATCGCCGCGGCCGCCGACCCCACCGCCCTGGCCAGGGAGCGGGCGGAGGACGGCCGGGCCCAGTTCGACACCCTGCGCGCCGCTCTCGGGGTCCAGCAGGACCACATCTCCGCCGAGCGCGACCGGGCCCGGACGGATCTGGCGTCCGTACGGGAGATGCGGAACACGGTCTTCGTGGTCATCGCCGCTGTCGTACTGGCCCTGATGGCTCTGGCCTTCGCCGGCCTCCGGCTCGGGGTGCAGCGACCGCTGGACCGGCTGCGGGCCGACGTCCGCCAGGTCGCCTCCGGTGACTACACCCACATGCTGGTCCCCACCGGCCCCGCCGACATCCAGGTCCTCGCCTCCGACGTGGACGCCATGCGGCGGCGCCTCGCGGAGGACCTCGACCTCAAGGACCGGGCGCGGGCCGTGCTGGACGCCCAGACCGTGGAACTGCGCCGGTCCAACGAGGAGCTGGAGCAGTTCGCGTACGTCGCCTCACACGACCTCCAGGAGCCGCTGCGCAAGGTGGCGAGCTTCTGCCAGCTGCTGGAGCGGCGGTACGCCGAGCAGCTCGACGACCGGGCGAAGCAGTACATCTCCTTCGCCGTCGACGGCGCCAACCGCATGCAGCACCTCATCAACGACCTGCTCACCTTCTCCCGCGTCGGCCGCCTCCACACCGACGACCAGCCCGTGGAGCTGGGCAGCCTGGTGCGGCGGACGGTCGGGGACCTGGACGTCGCCGTCCAGCAGACCGGTGCCACCGTCACCTACGAGGACCTGCCCACGGTCCACGGGCAGCCGACCCAGCTCGGCCTGGTCCTGCAGAACCTCATCGCCAACGCGCTCAAGTTCCGCGCACCCGGCATCGCGCCCGCCGTCCACGTCGCCGCCCGCCGGGTGCCGAACCCGGCTCGCGGCGGGAGCGAGGAGGCGCAACGCCCGTTCTGGGAGATCTCGGTGACCGACAACGGCATCGGCATCGCGCCCGAGTACGCCGAGCGCGTCTTCGTCATCTTCCAGCGGCTGCACACCCGCGAGAGCTATGAGGGCAACGGCATCGGTCTGGCGCTCTGCAAGAAGATCGTCGAGCACCACGGCGGGGCCATCGCCGTGGACACCACCGTCGCCTCGGGCACCCGCTTCACCTTCACCCTGCCGGGAGAGGCGGAGCCGCCGGAGGAGGCGGAGACACCGGAAGCGGCGGAGACCGACGAGGGAGCGGAAATCCCCGCGAGCTGA